One Elephas maximus indicus isolate mEleMax1 chromosome X, mEleMax1 primary haplotype, whole genome shotgun sequence DNA segment encodes these proteins:
- the LOC126069088 gene encoding NADH dehydrogenase [ubiquinone] 1 alpha subcomplex subunit 5-like: MARLLKKTTGLVRLAVCEGPHERLKVKKLEDQFQSGQIEEEIFQAENKLSLARKMVQWKPWEPLVKKPPANWKWPI; encoded by the exons ATGGCGAGGCTGCTGAAGAAGACTACTGGCCTTGTGAGACTGGCTGTATGTGAGGGCCCACACGAGAGACTAAAAGT aaaaaaattagaagaccaATTTCAGAGtggacaaattgaagaagagatCTTTCAGGCTGAAAATAAACTAAGTCTGGCGAGAAAAATGGTACAGTGGAAACCATGGGAGCCTTTAGTGAAAAAACCTCCTGCCAACTGGAAATGGCCAATATAA